Proteins from one Erysipelothrix larvae genomic window:
- the proC gene encoding pyrroline-5-carboxylate reductase has translation MRIGFVGVGNMGGAILDGLMSSGAYQPKEVSISGSNPNRLKELKLKYDVVVSTSNLECVTSSDIVFLGVKPDIHAVIAHEFKDEVKSSVLVSMAAKVSLQELERIYGRVAIVRIMPNLNVTIQEGITAICRNQYVSDEHYEAIQTILQTLGEVVEIEESLMSAFIGIAGSSPAFVFRFIDELIKPAIADGMDPKHALHIASVAVSGSAHYLDVSEESATQLIKNVSSPNGTTVEGLKMLDKYGFDETIEKAVVAVMKKDKGEL, from the coding sequence ATGCGTATAGGATTTGTTGGCGTTGGTAATATGGGTGGTGCAATACTCGATGGGCTGATGAGTTCAGGGGCTTATCAACCAAAAGAAGTATCCATTAGTGGGTCAAACCCTAATCGATTAAAAGAACTAAAACTGAAGTATGATGTCGTGGTTTCAACATCCAATCTTGAGTGTGTTACATCAAGTGATATTGTATTTTTAGGGGTTAAACCCGATATTCATGCCGTAATCGCGCATGAATTTAAAGACGAAGTGAAATCCAGTGTTTTAGTATCAATGGCTGCCAAGGTATCGCTTCAAGAGTTAGAACGGATTTATGGTCGAGTGGCTATTGTTAGAATTATGCCGAATTTGAATGTCACAATCCAAGAAGGAATTACTGCTATTTGTCGCAATCAGTATGTGAGTGATGAACATTATGAGGCAATTCAAACAATCCTTCAAACCTTAGGTGAGGTCGTGGAGATCGAAGAATCATTGATGAGTGCATTTATTGGTATTGCAGGAAGTTCTCCAGCTTTTGTATTTCGCTTTATCGATGAACTGATTAAACCCGCAATTGCAGATGGAATGGATCCAAAGCACGCCTTGCATATTGCATCTGTGGCAGTCAGTGGCAGTGCACATTATCTTGATGTGAGTGAAGAGAGCGCAACACAACTGATCAAAAATGTAAGCTCACCCAATGGCACGACGGTTGAAGGGTTAAAAATGTTGGATAAGTATGGATTTGATGAAACGATTGAAAAGGCAGTGGTCGCGGTTATGAAAAAAGATAAAGGCGAACTATAG